In Acidovorax sp. GBBC 1281, a single window of DNA contains:
- the panB gene encoding 3-methyl-2-oxobutanoate hydroxymethyltransferase — MTTAIPNASASSATPYGTLPPASPLPERRPVSLPRLQQMREAGEKITMLTAYDATFAAMADAAGVECILVGDSLGMVCQGLPSTVGVSLDTMAYHTASVARGLHRVQGTAWLIADLPFGTYAESREQALRSACKLMQAGAHMVKLEGGGWTAPTVEFLVQRGVPVCAHLGLTPQTVHALGGYRVQGKGDLAARTLRQQASELQNAGATMMVLEMVPAALARELTAELPHCHTIGIGAGSGTAGQVLVLHDMLGIHLAKMPRFVHDFMQEAGSVRGAMQAYVQAVKAGRFPDDALHAW, encoded by the coding sequence ATGACCACTGCCATCCCCAACGCCTCCGCCTCGTCCGCGACGCCCTACGGCACGCTGCCGCCCGCCTCGCCCCTGCCCGAGCGCCGTCCCGTCAGCCTGCCGCGCCTGCAGCAGATGCGCGAGGCCGGCGAAAAGATCACTATGCTGACCGCCTACGACGCCACCTTCGCCGCCATGGCGGACGCGGCGGGCGTGGAATGCATCCTGGTCGGCGACTCGCTCGGCATGGTCTGCCAGGGCCTTCCCAGTACCGTGGGCGTGTCGCTGGACACCATGGCCTACCACACGGCCAGCGTGGCGCGCGGCCTGCACCGCGTGCAGGGCACGGCCTGGCTGATCGCCGACCTGCCCTTCGGCACCTACGCCGAAAGCCGCGAACAGGCCCTGCGCAGCGCCTGCAAGCTGATGCAGGCCGGCGCGCACATGGTCAAGCTCGAAGGCGGCGGCTGGACGGCGCCGACGGTGGAGTTCCTGGTGCAGCGCGGCGTGCCCGTGTGCGCCCACCTGGGCCTCACGCCGCAGACGGTGCACGCCCTGGGCGGCTACCGCGTGCAGGGCAAGGGCGACCTGGCCGCGCGCACCCTGCGCCAGCAGGCGTCCGAACTGCAGAACGCGGGCGCCACCATGATGGTGCTGGAGATGGTGCCCGCGGCGCTCGCCCGCGAACTCACGGCCGAGCTGCCCCACTGCCACACCATCGGCATCGGGGCCGGCAGCGGCACCGCCGGCCAAGTGCTGGTGCTGCACGACATGCTGGGCATCCACCTGGCCAAGATGCCGCGCTTCGTGCACGACTTCATGCAGGAGGCGGGCAGCGTGCGCGGCGCGATGCAGGCCTATGTGCAGGCCGTCAAGGCCGGGCGCTTTCCAGACGACGCCCTGCACGCCTGGTAG
- the panC gene encoding pantoate--beta-alanine ligase codes for MLIAHTVAELRQALAGRGRPAFVPTMGNLHAGHISLVEQARPLGDVTVASIFVNRLQFLPHEDFDSYPRTWDADCAQLREAGCDVLFAPREADLYPEPQTFKVHPDPALADILEGHFRPGFFVGVCTVVMKLFACVLGASGGTAVFGKKDYQQLMVIRQMVRQFALPVKVMAGETRRAYDGLALSSRNGYLGAQERSRAMQLAQALRALADGFLAGGGDADERERQALDALRRQGWAPDYLTVRRRHDLQPPEAGGPAGAGTLVALGAARLGNTRLIDNLEF; via the coding sequence ATGCTCATCGCACACACCGTGGCCGAACTGCGCCAGGCCCTCGCGGGCCGGGGCCGGCCCGCCTTCGTCCCCACCATGGGCAACCTGCATGCCGGCCACATTTCGCTGGTTGAGCAGGCCCGGCCGCTGGGCGACGTGACCGTGGCCAGCATCTTCGTGAACCGCCTGCAGTTCCTGCCCCACGAGGATTTCGACAGCTACCCGCGCACCTGGGACGCCGACTGCGCCCAGCTGCGCGAGGCCGGCTGCGACGTGCTCTTCGCGCCGCGCGAGGCCGACCTGTACCCCGAGCCGCAGACCTTCAAGGTGCATCCCGACCCCGCGCTGGCCGACATCCTGGAGGGGCACTTTCGCCCCGGGTTCTTCGTCGGCGTCTGCACGGTGGTGATGAAGCTCTTCGCCTGCGTGCTGGGCGCGAGCGGCGGTACGGCCGTGTTCGGCAAGAAGGACTACCAGCAGCTCATGGTGATCCGGCAGATGGTGCGGCAGTTCGCGCTGCCGGTGAAGGTGATGGCGGGGGAGACGCGGCGCGCGTACGACGGCCTGGCCCTCAGCTCGCGCAACGGCTACCTCGGAGCGCAGGAGCGGTCGCGCGCCATGCAGCTGGCCCAGGCCCTGCGCGCGCTGGCGGACGGCTTTCTCGCGGGCGGGGGCGACGCCGACGAACGGGAGCGCCAGGCCCTGGACGCGCTGCGCCGCCAGGGCTGGGCACCGGACTACCTCACCGTGCGGCGCCGCCACGACCTGCAGCCGCCCGAAGCCGGCGGCCCGGCGGGTGCGGGCACGCTGGTGGCCCTGGGCGCGGCGCGGCTGGGCAACACGCGGCTGATCGACAACCTGGAATTCTGA
- a CDS encoding NAD(P)H-dependent glycerol-3-phosphate dehydrogenase produces MNIVVLGAGAWGTAMAVSAAAHPSAHAVTLWARDAQQVAGMQATRQNARYLPDIELPSSLALSAGDPLSLASSADLVVVATPMSALRGMLQVLSALDVPVAWLCKGFEAASPGGTAVGLMGHEVCAQVAPGLRSGVLSGPSFAQEAARGQPTALVAASPHAAVRDLLVDAFHGPTLRVYANDDIVGVEVGGAVKNVLAIATGLCDGLDLGLNARAALITRGLAEMTRLGLALGARPDTFMGLSGLGDLVLTATGDLSRNRRVGQALAQGLTLAQAVDSLGHVAEGVYSARTVLARARHLRVDMPITEAVVALLDGQRTPRDAVALLMGRSPVAELSRP; encoded by the coding sequence ATGAACATCGTCGTCTTGGGGGCCGGGGCCTGGGGCACGGCCATGGCCGTTAGCGCGGCAGCGCACCCATCGGCGCATGCCGTGACCCTGTGGGCGCGCGACGCGCAGCAGGTGGCCGGCATGCAGGCCACACGGCAGAACGCCCGGTATCTGCCGGACATCGAACTCCCTTCTTCCCTGGCGCTGAGCGCGGGCGACCCGTTGTCGCTGGCCTCCAGCGCCGATCTGGTCGTGGTCGCGACGCCCATGTCCGCGCTGCGCGGCATGCTCCAGGTGCTGAGCGCCCTGGACGTGCCGGTGGCCTGGCTCTGCAAGGGGTTCGAGGCCGCGTCGCCGGGCGGCACCGCCGTGGGCCTGATGGGGCACGAGGTGTGCGCGCAGGTTGCTCCCGGCTTGCGCAGCGGAGTATTGAGCGGCCCCAGCTTTGCGCAGGAGGCGGCCCGCGGCCAGCCGACGGCCCTGGTGGCGGCAAGCCCGCACGCCGCCGTGCGCGATCTGCTGGTGGACGCGTTCCATGGCCCCACGCTGCGGGTGTACGCCAACGACGACATCGTCGGCGTCGAGGTGGGCGGTGCGGTGAAGAACGTGCTGGCCATCGCGACGGGGCTGTGCGACGGGCTCGACCTGGGGCTCAACGCCCGTGCGGCCCTCATCACGCGCGGCCTCGCCGAGATGACGCGGCTGGGGCTGGCGCTGGGTGCGCGGCCCGATACCTTCATGGGCTTGTCCGGACTGGGTGACCTGGTGCTAACCGCGACGGGCGACCTGTCGCGCAACCGGCGCGTGGGCCAGGCCCTGGCGCAGGGGCTGACGCTGGCCCAGGCGGTGGATTCGCTCGGCCATGTAGCCGAAGGCGTCTACAGCGCCCGGACGGTGCTGGCGCGTGCGCGCCATCTGCGGGTGGACATGCCGATCACCGAGGCGGTGGTGGCGCTGCTGGACGGGCAGAGAACGCCGCGCGATGCGGTGGCGCTGCTCATGGGCAGAAGCCCGGTGGCGGAACTCTCGCGGCCTTGA
- the secB gene encoding protein-export chaperone SecB, producing the protein MATEENPVFQIQRVYLKDLSLEQPNSPAILLEQEQPSVDIQLGVEATPVADGIFEVAVTATVQTKIKDKTVFLVEAKQAGIFEIRNIPEDQMGPIMGIACPQIVYPYLRGNVADTITRAGFPPVHLAEINFQAMYEQQQAQVASAAPSPIITQ; encoded by the coding sequence ATGGCTACCGAAGAAAATCCCGTGTTCCAGATCCAGCGCGTGTACCTGAAGGACTTGTCCCTGGAGCAGCCCAACTCGCCCGCAATCTTGCTGGAGCAGGAACAGCCCAGCGTGGACATCCAGCTGGGCGTGGAAGCCACGCCGGTGGCCGATGGCATTTTCGAAGTGGCCGTGACCGCCACCGTGCAGACCAAGATCAAGGACAAGACCGTGTTCCTGGTCGAAGCCAAGCAAGCCGGCATCTTCGAGATCCGCAACATCCCCGAAGACCAGATGGGTCCGATCATGGGCATCGCCTGCCCGCAGATCGTGTACCCCTACCTGCGCGGTAACGTGGCCGACACCATCACGCGCGCCGGCTTCCCGCCTGTGCACCTGGCCGAAATCAACTTCCAGGCCATGTACGAGCAGCAGCAGGCCCAGGTGGCCTCCGCAGCGCCGTCGCCCATCATCACGCAGTAA
- the grxC gene encoding glutaredoxin 3: protein MQAVKMYTTAVCPYCIRAKQILKSKGVEEIEEVRVDLDPVARSHMMEITGRRTVPQIFIGDTHVGGHDDLVALDGRGGLMPLLGGAQADA from the coding sequence ATGCAAGCCGTGAAGATGTACACCACCGCCGTCTGCCCCTACTGCATTCGGGCCAAGCAGATCCTCAAGTCCAAGGGCGTGGAGGAGATCGAGGAAGTCCGCGTGGACCTCGACCCCGTGGCCCGCAGCCACATGATGGAAATCACCGGGCGCCGCACCGTGCCCCAGATCTTCATCGGCGACACGCACGTCGGCGGGCACGACGACCTGGTCGCGCTCGACGGCCGGGGCGGCCTGATGCCGCTGCTCGGCGGTGCCCAGGCCGATGCCTGA
- a CDS encoding rhodanese-like domain-containing protein, protein MKFIIDNWYLFFIALASGGMLLVPLLKDATGGSLTAARAVQLINREKGVVIDVCEPDEFAAGHVGGAKNIPLNQLEERLPQVVKNKALPIVLVCAKGPRAQRAVGIAKKLGYDNAQALAGGLKAWKDASMPVEKA, encoded by the coding sequence GTGAAATTCATCATCGACAACTGGTATTTGTTCTTTATCGCGCTGGCCTCCGGCGGCATGCTTTTGGTGCCGCTGCTCAAGGATGCCACCGGCGGCTCGCTGACGGCGGCGCGTGCCGTGCAGCTCATCAACCGCGAGAAGGGCGTGGTGATCGACGTGTGCGAGCCCGACGAATTCGCCGCGGGCCACGTGGGCGGCGCCAAGAACATCCCGCTGAACCAGCTGGAAGAGCGGCTGCCCCAGGTGGTCAAGAACAAGGCCCTGCCGATCGTGCTGGTTTGCGCCAAGGGTCCGCGGGCCCAGCGCGCCGTGGGCATCGCCAAAAAGCTGGGCTATGACAATGCCCAGGCGCTGGCGGGCGGGCTGAAAGCGTGGAAAGACGCCAGCATGCCGGTTGAAAAGGCCTGA
- the gpmA gene encoding 2,3-diphosphoglycerate-dependent phosphoglycerate mutase — protein sequence MHQLVLIRHGESTWNLENRFTGWTDVDLTPTGVEQAKSAGRLLKAEGYEFDLAYTSMLKRATRTLWHTLDEMDRTWLPVHHSWRLNERHYGALQGLNKADMAKQYGDAQVLVWRRSYDTPPPALEAADPRSERGDLRYASLAPEQIPLTECLKDTVARVLPFWNESMAPAIRAGKRIVVAAHGNSIRALIKYLDGISDDDIVGVNIPNGIPLVYELDADLKPLRHYYLGDAEAAAKAAAAVASQGKA from the coding sequence ATGCACCAACTCGTCCTGATCCGCCACGGAGAATCCACCTGGAACCTCGAGAACCGCTTCACCGGTTGGACCGACGTCGATCTGACGCCCACGGGCGTGGAACAGGCCAAGAGCGCAGGCCGCCTGCTGAAGGCGGAAGGCTACGAATTCGACCTGGCCTACACCAGCATGCTCAAGCGCGCCACGCGCACGCTGTGGCACACGCTCGACGAGATGGACCGCACCTGGCTGCCGGTGCACCACAGCTGGCGCCTGAACGAGCGCCACTACGGCGCCCTGCAGGGCCTGAACAAGGCCGACATGGCCAAGCAATACGGCGACGCGCAGGTGCTGGTGTGGCGCCGCAGCTACGACACGCCGCCGCCAGCGCTGGAAGCCGCAGACCCTCGCAGCGAGCGGGGCGACCTGCGCTACGCCAGCCTGGCCCCCGAGCAGATCCCGCTGACGGAGTGCCTCAAGGACACCGTCGCGCGCGTGCTGCCGTTCTGGAACGAGTCCATGGCGCCCGCCATCCGCGCCGGCAAGCGCATCGTGGTCGCCGCGCACGGCAACTCGATCCGCGCTTTGATCAAGTACCTGGACGGCATCTCGGACGACGACATCGTCGGCGTGAACATTCCGAACGGCATCCCCCTGGTTTACGAACTCGATGCGGACCTGAAGCCTCTGCGCCACTACTACCTGGGCGATGCCGAAGCGGCCGCCAAGGCCGCGGCCGCAGTGGCATCGCAAGGCAAGGCGTAA
- a CDS encoding S41 family peptidase, which yields MGHKLKIAGWVSIGVVAGALTTVSLQTVARGAMTPLPLEEIQQLSAVFGLVKTDYVEPVDDKKLITDAISGMVSSLDPHSQYFDKKSFKEFREGTSGRFVGVGIEITQEDGLIKVVSPIEGSPAFRAGLKTNDLITKIDDTAVKGLALNDAVKRMRGEPSTQVTLTIFRKDESRTFPVTITREEIKTQSVKGKVIEPGYGWIRLSQFQERTVDDFVRKIEEVYRQEPNLKGLVLDLRNDPGGLLDAAVAVSAAFLPENVTVVTTDGQLAESKATFKAAPEFYQRRGNGDPLKRLPAALKSVPLVVLVNEGSASASEIVAGALQDHKRATIMGSQTFGKGSVQTVRPLGPDTGIKLTTARYYTPSGKSIQAKGIVPDVMVDESAEGDVYASLRMREADLEKHLTSGQGEEKKDEAREKAREEARKRLEEEAKKPIADRKMPEFGSDKDFQLAQALNQLKGQSVLVSKTQTERKEEKKEN from the coding sequence ATGGGCCATAAACTGAAAATCGCAGGTTGGGTGTCGATCGGCGTCGTCGCCGGGGCACTGACCACCGTCTCCCTGCAGACGGTGGCGCGCGGCGCGATGACGCCGCTGCCGCTTGAGGAAATCCAGCAGCTGTCCGCCGTGTTCGGTCTGGTGAAGACCGATTACGTCGAGCCGGTCGATGACAAGAAGCTCATCACCGACGCGATCTCGGGCATGGTGTCCAGCCTCGATCCGCACTCCCAGTATTTCGACAAGAAGTCCTTCAAGGAATTCCGCGAAGGCACTTCCGGCCGCTTCGTGGGCGTCGGGATCGAGATCACGCAGGAAGACGGGCTCATCAAGGTCGTCTCGCCCATCGAAGGCTCGCCTGCCTTCCGTGCCGGCCTCAAGACAAACGACCTGATCACCAAGATCGACGACACCGCCGTCAAGGGCCTGGCCCTCAACGACGCGGTCAAGAGAATGCGCGGCGAGCCGAGCACCCAGGTCACGCTGACGATCTTCCGCAAGGACGAGAGCCGCACGTTCCCGGTGACGATCACGCGCGAAGAGATCAAGACGCAGTCCGTGAAGGGCAAGGTGATCGAGCCCGGTTACGGCTGGATTCGCCTGTCGCAGTTCCAGGAGCGTACGGTGGACGACTTCGTTCGCAAGATCGAAGAGGTCTATCGCCAGGAGCCCAACCTAAAGGGGCTGGTGCTCGATCTGCGCAACGATCCGGGCGGCCTGCTGGATGCGGCCGTGGCCGTTTCCGCCGCCTTCCTGCCCGAGAACGTCACCGTGGTGACTACGGACGGACAGCTGGCGGAAAGCAAGGCCACCTTCAAGGCGGCACCGGAGTTCTACCAGCGCCGCGGAAATGGCGACCCGCTCAAGCGGCTGCCTGCCGCTCTCAAGAGCGTGCCCCTGGTGGTGCTGGTCAATGAAGGTTCGGCCTCTGCCAGCGAAATCGTGGCCGGCGCCTTGCAGGACCACAAGCGCGCCACCATCATGGGCAGCCAGACATTCGGCAAGGGCTCGGTGCAGACGGTGCGCCCCCTGGGCCCGGACACCGGCATCAAGTTGACCACCGCGCGCTACTACACCCCCAGCGGCAAGTCCATCCAGGCCAAGGGCATCGTGCCCGACGTGATGGTGGATGAAAGCGCCGAAGGCGATGTGTACGCATCGCTGCGCATGCGCGAGGCCGATCTCGAAAAGCACCTGACCAGCGGCCAGGGCGAAGAGAAAAAGGACGAAGCTCGCGAGAAGGCCCGCGAAGAAGCGCGCAAGCGCCTCGAGGAGGAAGCCAAGAAGCCCATCGCCGACCGCAAGATGCCGGAGTTCGGTTCGGACAAGGACTTCCAGTTGGCGCAGGCCCTCAACCAGCTGAAGGGCCAGTCGGTGCTTGTCAGCAAGACGCAGACCGAACGCAAGGAAGAGAAGAAGGAAAACTAA
- a CDS encoding HesA/MoeB/ThiF family protein, with product MTDDQLLRYSRHIMLDEIGIEGQERILAAHALVIGAGGLGSPAALFLASAGVGRITLVDDDVVDLTNLQRQIAHTTERVGDSKVHSAAQALQALNPGVRVDAVQARADKEWLDEWVGQATVVLDCSDNYATRHAVNAACVAHRTPLVTGAAIRFDGQITVIDPRHPQAPCYACIFPPDSAFEEAQCATLGVFAPMVGIIGAMQAAEALKLIVGFGESLAGRLSMLDGRSMEWTVMKIPRHGHCRVCSHATP from the coding sequence ATGACAGACGATCAGCTACTGCGCTATTCGCGCCACATCATGCTCGACGAGATCGGGATCGAAGGCCAGGAACGCATCCTGGCCGCCCATGCGCTCGTGATCGGGGCGGGCGGGCTGGGCTCGCCCGCCGCCCTGTTCCTGGCCTCTGCCGGCGTGGGACGCATCACCCTGGTGGACGACGATGTGGTGGACCTGACCAACCTGCAGCGCCAGATCGCCCACACCACGGAGCGCGTCGGAGACTCGAAGGTGCACTCTGCCGCTCAGGCGCTGCAGGCGTTGAATCCGGGCGTGCGGGTGGATGCCGTCCAGGCCCGGGCCGACAAGGAATGGCTCGATGAATGGGTGGGCCAGGCCACCGTGGTGCTCGACTGCAGCGACAACTATGCAACACGCCATGCCGTGAACGCCGCTTGCGTGGCCCACCGCACGCCACTCGTCACGGGCGCCGCCATCCGCTTCGACGGGCAGATCACCGTCATCGACCCGCGCCATCCGCAAGCGCCGTGCTACGCCTGCATCTTTCCGCCGGACTCAGCGTTCGAAGAAGCCCAGTGCGCCACCCTGGGCGTGTTCGCGCCGATGGTCGGCATCATCGGCGCCATGCAGGCGGCGGAAGCCCTGAAGCTCATCGTGGGGTTCGGTGAATCGCTGGCGGGGCGGCTCTCGATGCTCGACGGGCGTTCCATGGAATGGACTGTGATGAAAATTCCACGCCACGGACACTGCCGCGTATGTAGCCACGCCACACCGTAG
- a CDS encoding response regulator, which produces MKLRTYIVEDNATIRENLIGTLEELAEVEAVGIAETEDEGKEWLANNAGQWDLAIVDLFLRQGSGLGVLAACRNRTAGQKMVVLSNYATPDVRMRCAQLGVDAVFDKSNEIDALVEYCVEHSTARQANPKSATG; this is translated from the coding sequence GTGAAACTGCGCACCTACATTGTTGAAGACAACGCCACCATCCGAGAAAACCTGATCGGCACGCTTGAGGAACTGGCGGAGGTGGAAGCCGTAGGCATTGCAGAAACCGAAGACGAAGGCAAAGAGTGGCTGGCCAACAATGCAGGCCAGTGGGACCTGGCCATCGTCGATCTTTTTCTGAGACAGGGAAGCGGTCTGGGCGTCTTGGCAGCGTGCCGCAATCGCACCGCGGGCCAGAAGATGGTGGTGCTCAGCAACTATGCAACGCCGGACGTTCGCATGCGCTGCGCCCAATTGGGCGTAGATGCCGTGTTCGACAAATCCAATGAGATCGACGCACTGGTTGAGTACTGCGTAGAGCACAGCACAGCCCGCCAGGCCAACCCCAAATCCGCCACCGGCTGA
- a CDS encoding response regulator: MIKIGIVDDHAIVRSGLRQFLSEHVDLRVVGEASNGREAIDLVRAQEIDVLLMDLSMPGQSGLDALAMLRAKAPDMGILILSGYPEEHYAINLIRQGASGYLNKECDPKEIVEAIRTISLGRRYLTPAVADLLAQQLNRKDDAPPHEQLSEREFQVFLKLAKGETAGDIAKSLSLSVKTVSTYRTRLMEKMALSSNSDLTYYALKNKLID, encoded by the coding sequence ATGATCAAGATCGGCATTGTGGATGACCATGCGATTGTCCGCTCGGGATTGCGACAATTTTTGTCAGAACATGTAGACCTCCGGGTGGTGGGTGAGGCGTCCAATGGGCGCGAGGCGATCGATCTGGTTCGTGCACAGGAGATCGATGTGCTGCTCATGGACTTGTCGATGCCCGGCCAAAGCGGTCTCGACGCGCTGGCCATGCTGCGTGCGAAGGCGCCCGACATGGGCATCCTGATCCTCAGCGGCTATCCGGAAGAGCACTACGCCATCAACCTGATTCGCCAGGGCGCCAGCGGCTACCTCAACAAGGAATGCGACCCCAAGGAGATCGTCGAAGCCATTCGCACGATCTCGCTGGGCCGCCGCTACCTGACCCCTGCCGTGGCCGATCTGCTGGCCCAGCAGCTCAACCGCAAGGACGATGCGCCGCCACACGAACAACTGTCGGAGCGCGAGTTCCAGGTGTTCCTCAAGCTGGCCAAGGGCGAGACCGCGGGCGACATCGCCAAGTCGTTGTCGCTCAGCGTGAAGACCGTGAGCACCTACCGCACGCGCCTGATGGAAAAGATGGCGCTGTCGTCCAACAGCGACCTGACCTACTACGCACTGAAGAACAAGCTGATCGATTGA
- a CDS encoding sensor histidine kinase, which translates to MRWSNFRKMAVSLPLALLAASALVGINEAGYDRSHDAVSALSRTYTTRAALDRMMQNMLDAETGLRGYLLTGDERYLEPYEKAASTINSNLDELRAIFTASSVEDQEDFTQLSRQISRKMSELDLSLRLRRQDNDDAWKFVLSTDVGKENMDAIRSLSGRLTERSTDRTNHSTQEILHSLMLSRIGIATMAAIGLLAFYMYLRQASALQSFNQREQETLERERDRLEQLVRERTASLTELANHLQQVREDERGHLARELHDELGALLTAAKLDVARLKSRVDSQAPEISERLKHLTDTLNSGIALKRRIIEDLRPSSLFNLGLTASLEILGREFAERSNVEVDLNLEAVELPESVQLTIYRMVQESLTNIGKYANASKVLVAVHNYPTHVAVQIRDNGSGFDTGKANPSAHGLMGMRHRVEAAGGRLTVTSEPGEGTLVSAVLPHVH; encoded by the coding sequence ATGCGTTGGTCCAATTTTCGCAAGATGGCTGTCAGCTTGCCCCTGGCACTGCTGGCTGCATCGGCGCTGGTTGGCATCAACGAGGCCGGTTATGACCGCTCGCACGATGCGGTCAGCGCCCTCTCTCGCACCTACACCACCCGCGCCGCGCTTGATCGCATGATGCAGAACATGCTCGATGCGGAGACCGGTCTTCGGGGCTATCTGCTGACGGGCGACGAGCGTTATCTCGAGCCCTACGAGAAAGCCGCGTCCACCATCAACAGCAATCTGGACGAGCTGCGCGCCATCTTCACTGCATCCTCGGTCGAAGACCAGGAGGACTTCACGCAGCTGTCGCGGCAGATATCCCGCAAGATGTCCGAACTCGATCTGAGCTTGCGGCTGCGGCGCCAGGACAACGACGATGCGTGGAAGTTCGTGCTGTCCACCGACGTGGGCAAGGAGAACATGGATGCCATCCGTTCGCTGTCGGGCCGGCTGACGGAACGCAGCACCGACCGCACCAACCACAGCACGCAAGAGATCCTTCATTCCCTCATGCTGTCGCGCATCGGTATCGCGACCATGGCGGCCATCGGGCTGCTGGCGTTCTACATGTACCTGCGGCAGGCGAGCGCACTGCAGTCGTTCAACCAGCGCGAGCAGGAAACGCTCGAGCGCGAGCGTGATCGGCTCGAACAGTTGGTGCGGGAGCGCACTGCGTCCCTCACCGAACTGGCGAACCACCTGCAGCAGGTGCGCGAGGACGAACGCGGCCACTTGGCGCGCGAGCTGCATGACGAGCTGGGCGCCCTGCTCACCGCGGCCAAGCTCGACGTGGCGCGCCTCAAATCCAGGGTGGATTCCCAGGCGCCTGAAATCTCCGAACGCCTCAAACACCTGACTGACACGCTCAACAGCGGCATTGCGCTCAAGCGCCGCATCATCGAAGACCTGCGGCCTTCGTCGCTGTTCAACCTGGGGCTGACGGCATCGCTTGAAATCCTGGGCCGCGAGTTCGCAGAACGCAGCAATGTGGAGGTGGACCTGAATCTGGAAGCGGTGGAACTGCCCGAATCCGTTCAACTGACCATCTACCGCATGGTCCAGGAATCGCTGACGAACATCGGCAAATACGCCAACGCCAGCAAGGTGCTGGTCGCCGTGCACAACTACCCCACGCACGTGGCGGTGCAGATCCGCGACAACGGCAGCGGCTTCGACACGGGCAAGGCCAACCCTTCCGCCCACGGCCTGATGGGCATGCGGCACCGGGTCGAGGCCGCTGGCGGCCGCCTGACCGTCACATCCGAGCCCGGCGAGGGAACCCTCGTTTCCGCCGTGCTGCCGCACGTGCACTGA
- a CDS encoding DUF1328 domain-containing protein has protein sequence MLHYAVVFLVIALIAALFGFGGIAAGAVGIAKILFFVFVIMAVVTFVLSLLKRG, from the coding sequence ATGTTGCATTACGCAGTGGTTTTCCTGGTGATCGCTTTGATTGCCGCACTTTTTGGCTTTGGCGGTATCGCTGCCGGCGCCGTTGGCATTGCGAAGATTCTTTTCTTCGTGTTCGTGATCATGGCCGTGGTCACCTTCGTGCTGAGCCTGCTCAAACGCGGTTAA
- a CDS encoding ferritin-like domain-containing protein codes for MSPVTTINTASNPAAPSETLVLDEKALHYAATQDLDEGAVTPAYGPYRDAIVKLLNDALATELVCVLRYKRHHFTADGMESPAIAAEFLVHANEESAHADKIAQRIVQLGGEPDFSPSSLEERSHADYDESSDLKAMVRANLVAERIAVEAYRQMITLIGDKDPTTRRMLEGILADEEEHADELKDWLQR; via the coding sequence ATGTCCCCTGTCACCACCATCAACACGGCCAGCAATCCGGCGGCCCCTTCCGAGACCCTCGTGCTCGACGAAAAGGCGCTGCACTACGCAGCGACGCAGGATCTTGATGAAGGGGCTGTCACGCCCGCCTACGGCCCATACCGCGACGCCATCGTGAAGCTGCTGAACGACGCACTCGCCACCGAATTGGTGTGCGTGCTGCGCTACAAGCGGCACCATTTCACGGCGGACGGCATGGAGTCGCCGGCCATCGCGGCCGAATTCCTGGTGCATGCAAACGAGGAGTCCGCCCATGCGGACAAGATCGCGCAACGCATCGTGCAGCTCGGCGGCGAGCCCGATTTTTCGCCCAGCTCGCTCGAAGAGCGCAGCCACGCGGACTACGACGAATCGTCCGACCTCAAGGCCATGGTGCGAGCCAACCTGGTGGCCGAGCGGATCGCCGTCGAGGCCTATCGCCAGATGATCACTTTGATCGGCGACAAGGACCCGACGACGCGCCGGATGCTGGAAGGCATCCTGGCGGACGAAGAAGAGCATGCCGACGAACTCAAGGACTGGCTGCAGCGCTGA
- a CDS encoding BON domain-containing protein, whose product MKYARALAFAALAGATIISAGCSVARDQQTVGSYVDDAGITTAVKAKMAEDKSVSATSISVETLNGTVQLSGFAKSQTEKNTAESIARNTKHVRDVRNSIVVRP is encoded by the coding sequence ATGAAATACGCACGTGCCCTCGCTTTTGCAGCCCTCGCTGGCGCAACCATCATCTCCGCCGGTTGCTCGGTGGCGCGCGACCAGCAGACCGTCGGCTCCTATGTGGACGACGCCGGCATCACGACCGCTGTGAAGGCCAAGATGGCTGAAGACAAGTCCGTGTCCGCCACGTCCATCAGCGTCGAAACGCTGAACGGCACTGTGCAGCTGTCGGGCTTCGCCAAGTCGCAGACCGAAAAGAACACGGCCGAATCCATCGCACGCAACACCAAGCACGTGCGTGACGTGCGCAACAGCATCGTCGTGCGTCCTTGA